CCGACCATCAAGAGCGTACTCATGCTCGACACCTTCGAGCGCTTCGCCGCGCTCGTCATCCTCGCCATCGCGGCGAAGACGGCGAGTGCCACCATCGGCGAGTACCTGCCACGGCCGGGGGTCATCATCGGCCTCGGCCTCCTCGCCAGCCTCAACGTCTCCGGGTTCGAGTTCGCGCTCGCGCTGAACCCGGACCTCATCGTCCGGGCCGCGGCCGCCGCCGGCGTCGGCGTCGGATTTGCGCTCTCCATCGCGCTGCTCGGCCCGTGGCTGCGCGGCGTCGTGGACATCGACCGCTTCCGCTTCGGGAGCGCCGTCGCCCTCGGGATGCTACCACTCTCCATCCTGCACGTGCCCGGCGTCCCATCCGACGCACCAATCGCGCTCGCTGTCCTCGGCATCGCGACCATCCTCGCGTTCGACCCGGACAACGCGACGATTCCAAAGCGCACCAAGACCACCGCGCCACCGGAAACGGAACCGGAGCCAGCACCCGAACCGACCGCCACCCGTCCACAGCCTGTCCACTCGCAGGCGGTCACCGACGGCGGCGACGACGAAGACGACTCGGGGGCCTACGGCTATCCCGGCGAATCCGAAAACCGGGCTCCGTGGCTCTGACCGAGAGCGCTAACACTTAGGGGCACGCGCCCCACCGCTTTTCTATGGCTGATAATCGTGTCGTGCAGGGTCGCATGGTCACGCCCAAACGACTCGCCGCACTCATCGAAGGCGACGACGTCATGGACGCAGAACCGATTCGCGACGCAGACCGCGAGTGCCCCGACTGCGGCGGCAACGTCCTCGAAGTGGGCTACATGCCCTCCGTCATGGAGTTCGTTACGGGCTGGAAGTGCCAGGACTGCGACTGGGCGGCAGACGACCGCGACGACTGAACCGGCGCTACTCCTCGATAAACACTAACTCCTGGTCCGCCGGCGGCGCGAGATACCCCGCCACGAGGCCGACCAGCGCGATGGTCACCCCGCCGAAGACGCTCCAGCCGACGACGAGCCACAGCCCCCCGTCGCGCAACATGAGTTCCGGAAACGGGACTGTCGTCGCCATGACGTACCCGACGCTCCAGTAGGCTCCCTCGATGAGTCCAGGCGTCGTCTTGAGCAGATAGAAGGTGAGCGCGAAGACGGCCCCGCCACAGAGGCCGCTCGCGAAGCCGTGGCTCGTCCGGTCGAACCCGTGTTCGCCGGCCAACCGCCCGGCGATGACCCCCCCGATAACGCCCGTGAGCGCCACGAGCACGAGGCTCTGGAGAAGTTGCCCACGGAGCGGCCAGGCGGCGTAGAGCACTCCGAGATAACTCGTCTGTGCGAGCGCCCCGAGGCCGATGGCACGGTAGTCGGGCATTGGAGGCGATAGCAACCGCGGAGTGAAATATCATCCGCAGATTTCTCAGGTAGCCGACGACGGAAATCCCGCGCACGCGGCGTGTTTTTCCGCCACTGAATCGAAACCACTTTAGGTGCCATTGTCCAACGGTGAGATGCGCGGGGTCGTGGCCAAGCCCGGCATGGCGACTGACTCCAGAGGTAACACGCTCGGTGACGACACTCCAGAACTGATATACAGAGCGCCCGACTGATCATCAGGCGCGTTGACGACCCTCTGGAGTACCGAGGCGTACCGGAGATATCAGTCGATCGGGGGTTCAAATCCCTCCGACCCCACTCGCGCTTTTACCGGACTCAAATCGACAGACAGCGGAGCTTTTGTAATACTCTTTATCGAAATTCGCCGTTTGATGAAGCCGAAGCAATCTGTGCTCCCCGTCGTGTTGGGATAAGGGTTCGCAATTTGCGGTCCGGTGCGCGGTTCTGGTCTTACTGTGCGGGGACGCCGTACGGGACGGTCCGCTTCGGCTTGCGCTTTCTCAGGTAGAACGCGAGGACGAGGAGGCCACCGATGATGGGCGGAATGAAAAACCCGATGAAGAAGCCCACGGCCCACATGTCGGCGGTGTCCATGTTGCGACCTCGACCGTCTCGGTAGATGAGGAACGCGCCGACCAGGGCAACCGCGAGGGCGACCGGTCCAGAGAGGGAGATGTGTATACCAGCCATACGATTCATACCCCGAAATGCGGTATAAGTTTTGTTCAATCAGTTAACATACCGGGTGCTGGTGACGAAGCCGTCGCTGTGCGGTTTGCTTGCTAAAAAATGGAACCACGCGAGGGAGGAACCGAGTTATTCCTGGACGATGAAGCCGCCTGCGGCCTCCA
This sequence is a window from Haladaptatus sp. QDMS2. Protein-coding genes within it:
- a CDS encoding DUF5794 domain-containing protein → MSSSQHPIALRLERQVGGAAKLLVTVMALPLIDGIFPALVLAGALDSVTGILEVGLLVFGGSATVAVILAEMDGTPREQAQTILIVGIPLIALAALEAALAPTIKSVLMLDTFERFAALVILAIAAKTASATIGEYLPRPGVIIGLGLLASLNVSGFEFALALNPDLIVRAAAAAGVGVGFALSIALLGPWLRGVVDIDRFRFGSAVALGMLPLSILHVPGVPSDAPIALAVLGIATILAFDPDNATIPKRTKTTAPPETEPEPAPEPTATRPQPVHSQAVTDGGDDEDDSGAYGYPGESENRAPWL
- a CDS encoding DUF5795 family protein — encoded protein: MADNRVVQGRMVTPKRLAALIEGDDVMDAEPIRDADRECPDCGGNVLEVGYMPSVMEFVTGWKCQDCDWAADDRDD